The window TCGTCCGCCCGCAGCACCGCGAGATGCTCCAGCGCGCCAGCTCGCCGGCAGAACTGATCGACGCCCTGCAGGCCTGGACGCCTTCGGCCGCGCCCAAGTGGGTGGATCGCAGCCCTACCTGAGCCGTACTCAGCGCCAACAGTCGGCGGCATCCCCCGCCGCCGATTGTTGCTCCCCGACGGTATTCAGGCTGAGCGCGCCACAACGCAAGTCCTGCGCCTGGCTGTCCTGCGGCGTGGCGGTGAGCCGGTAACCGCCGTCCGCTTCCGTTCCGGACTCGACGGTTAGCAGATAACTGCCGCCGGTGGAGTCCGCCCCCTTCGCCGTCACGCGCGGCAGCCCCAGCTTGGCGAGGTCACCGGTGGCCACGACGTATCTGTTGTTCTGGGCGAAGTAACGCTCCTCCCGTGCCGCCGCATCGAACAACAGCGCTTGCCCTTCGCTGCGACTGGCGCGCAGGACATGCTGCCGATAAGCGGGGTAGCTGATTGCCGCCAGAATGGCTGCGATGGCCACCACCAGCATGAGTTCGACGAGGGTGACGCCCGTTTCCGCAGGCCTGTTCATTTCACCGCCTCCGGCATCTGCGTCCAGGTCTGCCGGCCGCTGAGCTCACCGAAAGCAAGCCTGCGTTGCTTGCCACTGGCATCGAACAGCGAGTCACCGCTGAAGGTCACGCCTCCCGCGGCTATCGGAACGCTGCTGGGAACCGTGCCGGCAACCAGGTCCTGGTCATCCACCTTGCCATCGCCGTTCAGGTCGAACACCGGGAACAGTGTCGCCCCTCCGAAAGCCGCGCCGAGCACCAGGGCACTGCCCTCGAGCCCGGGTGAACAGGGATCGGCATTGGGCGTCACCGTCAGGACCTGGAGCAGGGTTCCACGCACCTTGGGTGTGGCAATGACTCGCTCGCCTTGCAAACGGCCGCCGACTTGAAGGTCCAGCACCCAACCGGAGTCACGCGCCCAGTCGATGGACTTCTGGCTCACTCTGCGGCTGCCCACCAGGCTCTTGCTTTCGAAGGTCTGCGCAACCAGGTCGGCGCGGGTAAGGCGCGGAGTCGTCCTGGCCGCGCCGCCATCAGTCTGCCGGTCCCAGATGCCATAGACCGATTGCAGCGCGCTGGAGGCCTTATCGCTGGCAGTGAAGTAACGGCCCGTGCCGACGTAGACCATCAGCCCCTTGCCGGAGGGATGCTTCATGAAGGCCGGCGCGGCGGTGATCGCCTGGGCGGTCGGGTCCGCCGCGCTGGCGGTCGCGTGATAAAGCGGTTGGTTGCCGAAGGAAACGGCGAAGCGCGAGGCGCTCACCGACGACATCGAACCCAAGGCATCCCGGGTCCCCGCATCGATCAGGTCGAACCGCCACAGGTTGCCCCGCAGATCGCCCGCATAGGCATAGTCGGCAATGCCATCACCGTTCACGTCCGCTGCGCTGACCGCCGAAAGACCATTGGCCCCGCTTGCCGAGGTGGTGAGTTTGGCCAGCACGCGCCCATCGGCAATATCGAGCAGGAACAGGCCGGCCGTCCCATCACGCCCTCCGTAGCCATTGCCCAGCAGCACCGCCCACTGGCCGCTGTGCAGGCGAGCGATCACCGGCGCGGAGAGGGTGTAGCCCAGCTCGGGATCATCCTGCGCGGTGAACTCCCACAGCAGCGAGACGGCGCCGGGATCGGTAATGTCCAGGGCAAAGACTCCGCGCCCGCCCGCGCCCAGCACACCGACCAGCACCCGATGCCAGGCACCGTTGAAATATGCGTCGGACACGGCGGGCGAGCCATCCACGTAATAGCGATGGCGCCCCGCCTCGCTGGCGTATCGGCGATCGGCGAGCAGATGAAGGTTGGGGATGACCGGGGTCGGGACATACGCGAAGGTTTCCACCCCGGACTTCGCATTGAAGGCATGCAGCATGCCGTCATTGGCCCCGACATAGACCTGATCGTCGTGCCCATCTTGTGCCGCAACGAACGCCCGATAACTACCGCTGCCGCCATCCAGCCGCTCGGCAATACCAACCAGCAGCGCAGCCTTATTGCCCAGGACAGGTATCGAATTGACGATGTCGCCAATCAGGCTCGTACGCTGGCGATAAACGTCCTCATGCGTGGTATCACCCTTGAGGAAATTCACGCTGGCGGCATCCAGATGGTCTTGCAAGTCGGCCCCGGCAAAGCGGCGACCGGCCAGATGCTCGAAGGTGAAATCCTGCAAACCGGTACCGCTGGCATTCGCCATCAGTATTCTTCGCTCGCTCCACCGGGGCAGGCGCTCGCTGGCCTTCCACTCCAGCCTGGGAGTGCCGGAACTGCCAGCCCTGGGTACGACTCGCTTGATCAGATCACCACCCCAGGTGCCGACTTCCAGTTGCGTGCTGTACAGCTCGAAATCATTCCCACCGGACTCCTGTGGCGAAACGATGGGCGCCGTCATGGCAGCAGAGGCTTGCAGGCTCGGATTGAGCGCTCGGGACAGCTGCTCTTTCAGCCGAGGCACATCAGCCAGCGGGAAGTAGTTGTCCGGGGAACCAGGCTTGCGCGAATCCCACTCGCCCTCCACCGGCAGGGGCGACCGCCTCGCATCGAACCCGCCCCACTTGGCTGCGTACCACAGCGGATTCTGCAGAGGAGTGATCTGCTTTGACCTGTCCGGGACAAACTCCCGAGCCGGGCTGCCAGCCTCCAGCGCCGGGCAGGCTCCAGCGAGCGGCTCGCACTCGCCGGCCCAGTGCCCGGCTGGCGTATCGAACGGATCGTTGAGCGTGTCGCCGCCCGACACTTCGAGATAGAC of the Pseudomonas sp. PSE14 genome contains:
- a CDS encoding type IV pilin protein produces the protein MNRPAETGVTLVELMLVVAIAAILAAISYPAYRQHVLRASRSEGQALLFDAAAREERYFAQNNRYVVATGDLAKLGLPRVTAKGADSTGGSYLLTVESGTEADGGYRLTATPQDSQAQDLRCGALSLNTVGEQQSAAGDAADCWR
- a CDS encoding PilC/PilY family type IV pilus protein, whose protein sequence is MSRHRYGLLLLAGFVVVEACAVEETIPATGTVPAQTPLFVSPSMPPLNLLVVGLDQKLFLPAYGDAGDTHGYDPATAHFGYFDSGKCYRYATGEQLFVPVAFTDDKVCRNSAGRWSGDFLNYLTTSRADALRKVLYGGYRSTDGEDETVLERSFIPQGALAWGREYAGTTDAGFDLADYTPFSAPQGANRTLFANGSALVNGTTYLSVLPDVANLSAWDWMGHGAVAAQAQNITPSDFAVRVRVCVPGLLEGNCKQYPSKHYKPTGLLQAYGEDDQMYFGLMMGTGVRDLPGGVLRKAIGSFADEVDAETGIFGAKGKGGVRTKPAIISSLDGLRALCGTAICSGGANPLGRIMLDALRYFSGAASPASTDHSAQWGDPYRADLAHRCSSPLITVLSDTSPSHDSQLPGSPFGSFDQASGSLAQLDVSALGMTLWNHETGGGMQWVAIGEVSSSPTDAAPTAKSASGFGSLRGLPEEPAGEGTYNAASVAYFGNLHPITTTGLPVTTLAIALASPMPGIRIPVGDGMATLIPFGKLVSPGKPSVPAQVSAFFVQSMHNLPGQKPSAQVNGGRPEVVFRVAFEDEAVVLYSARVNADNRLSVTLKTVRGGTGRALHLGYTMAGTTRDGVYLEVSGGDTLNDPFDTPAGHWAGECEPLAGACPALEAGSPAREFVPDRSKQITPLQNPLWYAAKWGGFDARRSPLPVEGEWDSRKPGSPDNYFPLADVPRLKEQLSRALNPSLQASAAMTAPIVSPQESGGNDFELYSTQLEVGTWGGDLIKRVVPRAGSSGTPRLEWKASERLPRWSERRILMANASGTGLQDFTFEHLAGRRFAGADLQDHLDAASVNFLKGDTTHEDVYRQRTSLIGDIVNSIPVLGNKAALLVGIAERLDGGSGSYRAFVAAQDGHDDQVYVGANDGMLHAFNAKSGVETFAYVPTPVIPNLHLLADRRYASEAGRHRYYVDGSPAVSDAYFNGAWHRVLVGVLGAGGRGVFALDITDPGAVSLLWEFTAQDDPELGYTLSAPVIARLHSGQWAVLLGNGYGGRDGTAGLFLLDIADGRVLAKLTTSASGANGLSAVSAADVNGDGIADYAYAGDLRGNLWRFDLIDAGTRDALGSMSSVSASRFAVSFGNQPLYHATASAADPTAQAITAAPAFMKHPSGKGLMVYVGTGRYFTASDKASSALQSVYGIWDRQTDGGAARTTPRLTRADLVAQTFESKSLVGSRRVSQKSIDWARDSGWVLDLQVGGRLQGERVIATPKVRGTLLQVLTVTPNADPCSPGLEGSALVLGAAFGGATLFPVFDLNGDGKVDDQDLVAGTVPSSVPIAAGGVTFSGDSLFDASGKQRRLAFGELSGRQTWTQMPEAVK